The window CTGATACAAGAATAAAAGGTATATCAATTCCTTTCTCCTTCACAAGGGTTAAGGCATTTAACCCATTGAAATTCGGCATCTGATAATCAGATAGAATAATATCCCAGGACTGTGCATCAAGTGCATTTGACATTGCTTCAAGAGTATAAACTCTCTTATATAAGGTATCATAGCCTCCGTTTTTCAATTCATGTAGAATTAGCAGGCCATCCTCTTCTGAATCTTCAACTATTAATACATTAAGCGGTATCCCCATATTATAACCTCCTAAATTCTATCCGTAAAATTAATTATATCTGAATCAATTATGAAATCAAGAGAAAAGTAAATGCCATTCCGAGCGGAGCGAGGAATTTTATCGCTTGATTTAGGTTATTGGAGTTATTCTGATAGGACAGTCTTAATTCCCTTAACAAGAAAAGGGATTTCTTTATCCTGTATTGTCCTTGCATCAAGTATCAGTATGTCTTCCCTGATGCGAGCAATGATAGGAGGATTTCCTTTTCTAAGTCTCTCTTCAAGCTCATTCACAGATATTTCTAATTCTAAAGGTTTTATGGCAACTGCATATGTTGGGAAATCCTTCTCAGGAAGTGAACCACCCCCAGCTCTCGATGTATCTGCTATGACACTTATTTTAGCTTTATTTATTTCTTTCTTCAGCTTTTTTGCAATTTTATTAGCCCTTGCTTTTATCTGTTCAGGCTTCTGAAGCAACATCCTGAGAGTCGGGATATTCTTTATAGCTTTTTCTTCATCAACATAGCCCATTAGTGTTGCTTCAAACCCGGCAAGGGTTAACTTATCTATACGAACAGCTCTTGTTATAGGGTTTTTCTGGATCTCTTCAATATATTTTTTTCTTCCAACAATAACACCACCCTGAGGCCCGCCGAGAAGCTTATCTCCACTGAATGTTGTCAAATCAACACCTGACTTTATAATGTCTTTTACTGCAGGTTCATCGTATATTCCATAATTTCTTAAATCAAGAATACATCCACTGCCGAGGTCGAACATAACCGGAATATGATATCTTTGACCAAGTCCTACAAGATCTTCAATTGGCACTTCACCCGAAAACCCGATTATTCTGTAATTAGATTTATGCACTTTAAGAATAAGTGCAGTGTTTTCATTTATAGCTTTTTCATAGTCAGAAAGATGTGTTTTATTTGTAGTTCCGACTTCATGCAGTGTCGCACCACTTGATTTCATTACATCAGGTATCCTGAACGAGCCACCTATCTCTACAAGTTCTCCACGTGATACGATGACCTCTTTACCTTTTGCAATGGTATTAAGACAGAGCATAACTGCCGCAGCGTTATTGTTAACTACAAGCGCATCCTCAGCTCCAGTGACCTCTTTAAGAATTCTTTTAACATGGGTGTATCTCTTTCCTCTTTTACCTTCTTCAATATCGTATTCAAGGTTTGAATAGCTCTCTGAAACAATTCTGATATTTTCGAGTGCACTTCGAGAGAGGAGTGAACGGCCAAGGTTTGTGTGAATCACCACACCGGTTGCGTTG of the Nitrospirota bacterium genome contains:
- a CDS encoding L-seryl-tRNA(Sec) selenium transferase, with the translated sequence MNENQKLLATLPSVDEILKSNQGVELLNAYPRRYVIQAIQKAIDIRRKKILKGEPVDLSEEMLTADIEVIVKRLSSFSLIPLINATGVVIHTNLGRSLLSRSALENIRIVSESYSNLEYDIEEGKRGKRYTHVKRILKEVTGAEDALVVNNNAAAVMLCLNTIAKGKEVIVSRGELVEIGGSFRIPDVMKSSGATLHEVGTTNKTHLSDYEKAINENTALILKVHKSNYRIIGFSGEVPIEDLVGLGQRYHIPVMFDLGSGCILDLRNYGIYDEPAVKDIIKSGVDLTTFSGDKLLGGPQGGVIVGRKKYIEEIQKNPITRAVRIDKLTLAGFEATLMGYVDEEKAIKNIPTLRMLLQKPEQIKARANKIAKKLKKEINKAKISVIADTSRAGGGSLPEKDFPTYAVAIKPLELEISVNELEERLRKGNPPIIARIREDILILDARTIQDKEIPFLVKGIKTVLSE